The nucleotide window TTTTGAATAttgccaaaaataattaaatccATGttctataaattttattaGTATTTAACAAAAGCATGGATATACTTTTCTTTCTTAATAGATCATTTTTTCTAAATTGAGCGAGTTACTACAGGCTATAGGTATAAATAATCGATaaactaattattttttttgctaatttgCAGGAACGCCACCAACTCCGTCGGCAAATCTATACGCCGCAGAACAAACACTGCGACAACAACCGTCGGACCGATACGCTTCAACAAAAACCTTGCCATTGGCGGAGAAGGAAGCACAGGGAGCAACAACACAGGCACAGTGCTAACTAAGATATACAGGTAAAGTTTGCTAAGCGTTGTAAAAATTATGAATCAAAGGTTTTAATCAAATGATATGTTACAATGAATTCTAGCGTATAAAGTTTacttaaattttgtaacttaacttaaactttGCAGAAATCCAAACGGAAAATCTATTGCTGGTTCTGAAACGCGTCAGTCGCTAGATGTCAGCCAAGCACTTGCAGACAAAAGCGAAACACAGCAACTGAATCCAATCGCAAATACACCAGATGTCGTTGAAATCTCATAACCGCCACCACCTTATGTTCAGAAGCTCACTAAATGAAGCATCCACTAATAGCACTCTTTCCATAGATCTGAATGCGAATTTGAAATTATGAGATGTATTTTATGTCCTTTTTGCTAGAGTTTGATTTTTCTAATATTCACTTGTACGACGTGTATACAGTATGTGCATTGTCAGTTATTCTGCCTGGCAGCCATGGCCATTCGCTATACATTGTTTAAGAGCGCCCCGTTTTTAGTACACATAGATGTATCCGAAAGGTCAGATAGGGTGTTTCGGAGTCCTTTCcatattttcttactttttaaaTTAGCCTATGTCACAGGCATGattatgtttatttaaattgttatCGTCTTCGTTTTCAAGTCTGTTCAAAATACCTGTTTATGTATGTTTTTCAAATGACTGCTTTTCTTTGGAAATAATGTTGACCAATTTATGGTTGTCCCATCAACGATCATTGTATATATTCCATACGTTTTATGAATGCTTTACAtccatttaaatgtttttatgatttatttttttctgttctAATAAGTGTTTACTTCATTACAATCGTTTGATGCAGAGAATACATTGTTGAAATTTGATCAGCTTCTAGCGCATAGGCTACGCTTATTATTTATCGATGCACGTAAATTCATGATAAGAACTATTTTGAAGGGGTATTACGATTTTCTATTTTCTATTTTCGTTAAACACAGTACAGCACTAGTCTTGTTGTACATGCCGGcaagtttcaaaattatgCGTCAGTTGTAACCACTCTTGTACAAATGATGGTCTGTTAAACTTGCTGATAACATTCATAACTCGCCCGCTGCTATACAGTTTTTCACGGCgaatttgaattttctttaaaGTTGTTAAGTTTTTCCAGTCACGCCAACTTTTTGATCACGTGATTTAGCTTGGATTGTTTCAAATAAAGGAAACAAATTGATTTCTTTTCGGCAGAGCAACTCTTGGAGCTTCGACATACCTGCAGCTTTTAGTCATAATGAAATTgtcaaatttgaaaacattgtGTAATACTATGAATGTGAAAACTGCTTTAATGAAATACAGTTGTCTGCCGTTTTCCGGGCAGGACAGGATCAACTTCGTATGGTAAGTTCGAAGTTGTAACAAGTTAACTAATCAAAACAAgctcaaataataaaaaaaactttacgtCATTACCAGTATCGGTTTGGTACAGTCTTATAATCTGACCACAAGTTTTGCTTTTCTACTAATTAACATGTCTTTTACGTTTTGGTActtttcatcatttttctcGACAGAAGTAACTCCTAACGCCTTTCTCCTATGACGTTTTATGTATGATTAGTACGTTTAAACAAGTAAGTCCTACTGTCCTTATTGTACTGGCACGCCTTGTGTGATTTCATTTAATTATATAGTTCGACGAACTTAGAAGAAAACAGAATTAAGATGGCGTTTTATATATCGACCGTTAGTATATGCATGTTACTGATATATAATACTGATGTTGTCACTGAACTTTAATAAATATGTATACTTTAATATTTCcttacatttttaaaatctttctttatttcttaAATCATATATTTAACCATATCACGAATTTTGGAAACTATTGTCATATTAAGGAAGAAGGAGGTCTTCCTATTGCTCTTTCCTCTTCCACACTTCTTTATACTCagcttttcttttcatttaaTAAAAAGATCCCCATTCTTCGCGAAGTTCAACGAAGGCCTACTCATTCTTTCATATAGCCTTCAATTACTTTTTGCCTTCAGcaatagaccctttccgagttacgCACGCCATCTTCTATTGCAGAGGTGGGCAAATGCGTATGTATTCAATGGAAGAgccatttgcagaaaatacaagtaCCAGAGagcctcaaaattatttcaatacaaaaacgttttttttcgttttttgctAGCATTAGATgtcatcgttttcgttttgcaGTGTATTTAAGTAGACTAAACTGAGCTAAAGCTTACTGCCTTAGCAATGAAATTGCGTTGACTTGCTGTTAACTAACTCTTCGGATTCTATGTgcagtgttacgtcataaacgaaatgctggcctaaataaagaaaagaaaaagagagaaacgttcataaacggtactcttggtagcctttacaatttttttggaattttacgattcgcctggaagagccacaaaaaacatgccggcgagccgcagtttgcccacaaCTGTTCTATTGGGTGGCAAGATATTTTTGGTTGCCTATGCTTAACAATGGAAACTGTccacccactttgattcttttttaaattgcaaacgtTCTGCGCATCGGCTTGCaaagatttcgctcaggtgaaggaaacaaaaataaaacacgtGCAAAAATGCTGTATTTTGATGTGGATCAACATAAATGTCTTCCAGGGTCGTAATACTTGATACGGCGTCTATccaggggttcttaaccggggataaattttttatttatctattGATGCATCTATTGGTGAACATCAGGCTAACATGTAAAGTTTCTTACTAACCAGGTTTAATTGATTGTGAACTAGGAGTGTTATATTTTGTTAGGAGTTATTTCATCAATCAGCCAAGCGCTGCTGTTAATTATCTCTTATTGTGATCTATTTTGCAATCTTTAATTCTTTTCTTGTATACCTACTGTTGAAATATAACACAGGCTAATGCATAAATATGTGCGACCATTTGCTGGGGGCAAATGAATAAAGATCGTTAACAACCCCTGGATTAAAGTAAAATGCATGCATTAAAGAACATTGGTATAATTTCCACGCGAGGGTAATTTCAACATATAGTACATTTCATTGATGACAAAAGTTTACCTGAGGCAATTGCTGCCTAAGGTTGATAGGATACATGAAACTTTATGGCAGCAGTACGAAAACATGCAACATCATAAGACAAAGTACTGGACGGCAGTCATACGAGCTTGTAGCTACATCAATATACAATTTGCATGACTTGCAAAACTCGTTCAGAGAGTAGCACATTGTTTACCGACTGGCATAAACATATCTCGAAAGGATCCAGCAAGAATAGAAGCATTcaatttacttaacttgcAAAACTCATTTAAAGACAATGTTCAAAACTACTGGTGTAAACATCTTTCGAAAGGCTATTCAGCAAGAACCAACCACTACTGCCTTTATTAGCACTGCTAACATTAAGCGTTTTGCATGATCGTCCTTTATGGCCATTGTGGGCACGACAGGGTTACGAGGTCATCACACTAAATGCTTACAGAATTTGAATCGGTGTTTAGTGATGATCCTTCAGTGGAAGATTTCTTTTCCCCAAGAAAGTTATCAACTTTTCTGTAAAATGCATACCATAACAGCGTTTACAATTACtagtaattaaataaaattataagtcaaagaaacataaaaatgtaaaggagCGGAATGTAATGcaacgaaaaataaaacatctaATGCAAACAATGTTTCAGTTCACTTACCCACATAACTTGTTTGAATTCTGGCAAGcgagaaaaataaaagaattgaCCATTGCATTTACGTATGCCAGTACTAAGGCCGATACAGGAAATTGTTGGCAGAGAGCAAGTTGCtgcaaaaacaagattttccTGAAAGCGCGtaatcaaactttttaactATACTATAGCTAATGAAGCGACCTTGAACGCAAGATAAGAAAAAGATAGTTGACGTATTTTGctgttaataaaataaagtattACAAACAATTAATAATCCCTAAACAGAGGATCAGCGGTATAGATAAAACTACACAATACTTACCTTTGTGTTAAGGTTCTTGATTGCAGCTATCAaataaagtatataaaatgGTAGCCATAAACATATATAGCAAGCAATCAATGCTCCCGTCAGTTTTATAACGCCAAGATTAAGACGTTCAGGTTCCTTCTTGATTGATTTAATATGACCATAAATGGTTGACACGTTTACTTCACAGACCTTTTCATTGACATTTTTGTTGAAGCGGTATACCGTAAGGACAAACAGTGTTCCGATAACCTACAAGCAAAGTCGATAAATTGACATACATTTTGAACCAGAAGTCAGAAGAACGACAATTAACACCTACAACTAGAAGCGTCGTTTGTTTTGTATAACGCTTATAAGCGGAGGTTACAAAAGTTTAGTTGTAAACGTTTTCCTCACATGAGCGTGAGCGAAATTTACCAGTAGGCCTAATTGGTTGGACTTTCTAAAAAGCACTAAATTTACACTGTGTTTCCGTCATATACATTGGTAAAAATAATGAAGCAAACAGTTATGAAATTCTGAAGAAAAGCATGAAATACGTTTTAAACTCAGTACAAAATGGCAAGCTTTTTCGACTAAGGAAAATCACGCAGGccgaaaataattaattaacgcAGATTGGCTATTTCTGAGTTTGGTAATTATTTGCAGTTTTAGGACAACGTACTTTTCCGGCATGGATGACTCCATCAGTTAAATTTGTCGCTTTTGATGATTAAAAGCACGGACTCACGTGTTAATAACTGATATCATGTATACTTACGACAGCTATGACTGCAGATAACGCAGTAGTATAggacaaaaatgaaattttccaTCCTTCAGACACTTCCTTGTACATCATGGGTATGCACAAGACGACGGATGTTATCCAGGAAACGGTTGTCACGAGAACATTCATCAAACTGTATGATTTAACGCTGTGCCTGGACATTTTTCGGGTTTTATTGAACTGGTCACAGCATATATactaaaagataaaataaactttaatttaattaaactcTCAAACGTGTAGGCTTAGAAGTACAATGCGTTTATACTTACCATCAAGAAAAACATGGaacagaaattgttaaaaaataaaattgcttcCCGGGCTATGCACAGATTATTTTGTAATAGCTCATCAGCGTACAAGTTTTCTGGAGCGAAAAACACCAGCGTGACAATGAATACAGTGTTTGCAACAAGAAGTTGCAGAGTGTACCTAAAAATTAATACATAAATCGTATGATAACGAGCAATTACACCAAACCAGTGTTTTGAGCACAAGTTGTTTTGCAGTGTAGCCTATTCTTGTTGCTTATTTATAACTTTAGTTTTCCTGAAGGTGGTAAAAAATCCTTCattaaaatttcttgttaCCCCACGCATAAGGAAACCGTACCAGTAAGAAGCACTTTTCATTCGACGTTTGCTTCGGGATAAGGTTGTTATTGCAAAAACACTTCCAAACAGACCAATTAGACAGAATATGATTGGCACGACAACAACTGCTACACTCTTGGTGAAATGTTTAGCTGTCGAACTTGTGGATGTCGATGACATTGTAGTTGACAACAAAAGTGATTCGTTGGCGGTCAATGTTGGTGATGAATCATTTGAAGTGGATCCATCTGAATGTAGAAACCTACTTAGTTTAGGAATATGTTGAACCAAGTTACTCTATAAACATACTAGGCAATGTGTTGATGATTTTGGTATTCTCTTGAAATTGTGTAAAACGAGCACATTGTAATTCAACCCAATATCTAGATTTCATATAATTTTTTCCTTTGAATAAAAGGCGAGGAATTTTTCATAACAAAAAAGATGCAGAAATAATTATCAAAGTGTAAGTTATGTAACCATTAACACATGGAAAGATACGGGGCGATTTAAGCAGTATAAGTTAAAAAAACGCTATTTAATTAGAGTATACCAGAATTGATAGAGATCGAATTCATTATATTGATAAAGGCAAGTTGATCTTTTGAATCTCCGCCCAGCAGACTGTAGATATCAGCATAATCAAAATCCATGTTTGTTAAGGATCGATGCTAGCGCCTGTATACACCGTGAAATTAAAAGATAAGGCCCACAGAAAAGATGAAGTTTGGTTGCAACAACTTTTGTCACGCCGCTATACCATGCAAATTACAGTGCACTGTAAATGTCTCAGCTCTCCTCATATAGCTATAGCTAAGTAAGTTAACCTAATCTTGTTTTTAATAGTGCGTCTGGTGACCTTACTTCTGACCAACATAACCGTTTATATGAAAATTACAGTGaaacgaaaacaaaacttattttacAATCTCAAGGGTGGCTATTTCACcgatgtaggtcacgcagcccgttgttaaagataggcggttagatAAGGAGAATGGGTATTCAAAATGGTAATTTTAGCTATGTAAGGTTTTATTAAAGTTATATTTAGATCAGAAggtaggtttaggttactatgttataacattttagtttggttaacaagaaactgtgaataatagctttgaacgcacgattattactggtgaaatagtggcagcctacGATCTTTACTCTTTAAAACAGTAGGTTAGAATCAGATTATGGAAAGTACCATAGCGTGAGTTGTTTTGGAACGCACTAACAAGCGTTGAAAAGCAACATACGTTTATTTTATGCAATAATTAACACGTACTTACAACTGTTTGCCCACTTTTCTAACCTCAGTTTATGTAAGCCAGCTGTTCCAGCTTctttaaataacttatttttcCACTTGATCAAAGCTGACGCAATTATACTTTACTTCAAAGGCTTGCTCAACTGACTAAACTTCATAACTTCAAGAACAGACTAACATGAAAACGTGGTCGTGTGTAAGTTATGGCATAAACCACGCAAAATGCTTCCCATCACTGATTCGAAGTATTGTACTTATTTCTTGGCATATGATATGCTGACGCAAATGTTATAAATACTGCGGTGAGAACGTGATACATCTCATGCCAGTTTTGTCACCACGCAGTGCCTCGAGCAAATGGAAGCTTAAGTCTCAATCTCAACGCATCTTATCAACCAGAAAAAGCTAGTAAGCTACGCTGCAAATTCAGTAACGATTGACGATTGTTTCAAATTCAATTCCCGGATGTGAAGTTCTACTTAGTTTAGCTTGCTGAAAGTTATAATGCATTGACGGCGCATTGTGCTACAGCGATTAGGCTCGCCTAACGCTCGCAAGTTAAACCGAAAGACATGTGGCCGACTCACACATTAATAGATGTAAGGAGCTTTTAGAATTTTCCACTGGTGACCAATAATAATTCAGCATAATAACAAGTCATATATACGAGTAGAAACTTTTTCTTAAGACTGCAAACTAAGCTACAGTCTACACTAGCTTTGTATACCCAAAAGCTTTTCATATTTCTCCAAAGCAGTACTTTACCTGTTGTACAGTAGCTCACGACTACGTCAGGCTacacttcaaatattttttctcgCGAAGaaccaaaacaacaacttttacTTGGAATTCCCCGGCTGCGGCAAACCGGTTTATGTGTCGTATCTACTACTGTATTACTAGATTGTTTTGGCCTGCAGCGAAAGGAAACAAACAACTTTACTCATACTCATAGCTGCAAACGTTTCCCCCACTCCGGCATATAGTTACTGTATGCCAGGGGTTGTTAATCTGGGGACCGCGGACTCTTCGAGTGTCCGTGAACGTTTTCTTGAACtttgtgaaataaatgaaaaaaactttatttattcttAGATTTGGTACTTTCTTCAATTATTGCAGCTTGTATCAAGCTAGACAAGGTTGTTGAATAACATGAAcggtcattatgacatcatattaCATGAGCATACTGTATAAATGCGCGACAAAATGCAATATGTAAGACGCGAAGGGATTTTGCGCAGGGGAAGTAGCTCATGACAGGGAAACGTTTTAAAAAGGCATTATGACTTTGCAGAAGACTTGTTGTAAGTGTAATATATGGCAACGGTTCTACATTAACTATTATTAACCCGCATAAGTTAAAATGTTGTGTGTGGGGATTGACAGTCTtcaaaaattcttttatgGGGTCCGTAAACAAAAAAGGGTTGAGAACTACTATGCCATTCTTGCTAGTAGTTATACACTactataaaagaaacaaaatacaaaccaGTCTGTCCTTCCGATCATGGAATTGATCgtgaaaaaagtaaaacattacaCATTATAATGGGAATGCATTAATGCATGTGTGACGTCGCCTTAGTCACTAAAACTTAGCAGTCACTAAGTGCTACCAAGTAGAAACCCCAATGACAATGAAGGTATGTACAGCATCAATCATGAcgcaaaacaacaaagaagTTCTGCAATCGCCAGGGATAGCAACTTAGGATATGTTTGGCATTTCATTCCCCTTGGCGAAGATAAAAGTCGTCGAACATTCATTCCAACACCGGCAGACCTTCAGTGATAGAACCATATAACGGTATGTTAACAGGTTTACTTGCATGTTGCGCTTGAAAAAGCCAAGGTTTGAAAGaataaacaattaaagaatacatttttgttaagaaagtaaattttttacggagacaaatatttcaagtaCGTCCCGAGTACATATATATACGttattaaatgtattttagcattaaaaatgttttctgtcgaaattaaagaaaatggTTGGAGGCAATTGAGCCTCACTTGCCTCAATGTAGCTACGGCGtagaataaatttttaaagtaCAGTAGATAGTATGTTGCAAACATCTACACAAAAACCACGTCTAGCACTACACAAAAACCACGTCTAGCACTACACAAAAACCACGTCTAGCACTACACAAACACCACGTGGTTAACAGAGCAGATTTTGTGAATTGTCCTGCCAGTTTCCACCAGGTTGACTGCGATTATAATCACAGAGATGGAAAATCTTAGGCGACCTAGACAGCTAACAACACATTTGCTGTCCTCTGTAGCCCAAAGGACGTAGCCACTTTTTTTCTCTGAACGTTGGTGAACGAGAACCAGTCTGGACTTGGCATTCGCGAGCATCGACGATGATTGTCTGCTACCGAACAAATGAGTGTCTGAGAAGTTTGTACAGTCTCAACACTGACCCTGGCTAATCACCACTTGCAAATCATGACATCAATTCCTAGCACTTCGTTGAAGCAACGGGACTTCAGAAATGTATAGATCTCCGACCATAAGCGCTCTAAGACTGGTCTACTTACCAACGAGATTACATCAGAGTAACTTTCGATGTATTCTGCAAAGCCGGAACAGACTTACCAAGATTTCAGCATTGCCTTCAATTAATAAGCCTTCTTGCGGGAAATAAAAAGTCCCACGCGGTTATCGCACCAACTGCTTGATGTGTTGGGACTTTCAATCAAAGTCCCTCTACCGCACCTTTCCTCGCCTCCCCAGACACAATTTGTAACACCTAAGCGATCACCACTTCACAAAAAAAGGGTTCAATGCTATAAGAAACTAGAGTGTTGGAAGAATGAAGTTAACAGCTAACATCATCGACTTCTCAGATTTTAACCACAAGGCATcgaacatttcaaaaaccTTACTGGCCATCAACTTAAAATCTCTTTGTCTGTGGCTCGTCTCTGCAAACAGCATTGCTACTCAAATAAAgggaaaatataaaattaaaaccagAGTCAGCTTGTAGGTTTTAAAaccagaaatatatttcatcCGAAGCGGGCATCATCAGTCTTATTCATaaagaattattttattttattcatattttgttttattcttttatcCAAATAAAAGCAATAGCAAAACACGGAGGCATGAGGGAAGGTACCGCAAGTCATGTAGACttttcaaaaagaaaacatcTGGCCTTTGAAGGGCAGAAACAACTGACGGCAAAAACATTTCTGGCAATTTTTACTCAAAAGACTTTGCTCCAGATTAAagcatatattttttaaagccTTTTGCTGTCGCTTTCCTGACTTTTCCATGATTTGCAAGTGATgccgtttttatttcaaatttttgttcgGCAAGTGCCTCCTACACATAGCCTTCCACCACTACTTTTTGAACCTTTGTTCAAAGTGTGTACACGTCTCTCagtttttggtaatttttcaTCTTTGTAAAGAACTCCCTAATTCTGtcaaattttggaaaatactCTGTGTTAACCTTCGTGGCTCACGGCTATGCTTTCAGTTTCAGATACTTATAGAGTATCACGTAAATCCACGTATTTTTTACACTGTTTTTCAATCCTTCTCCTGCAATGTCAATTGATTCTTTTATTCCAAGATGACTGAAATGAAACTATTAAAATTAAGATTATCACTTAAAATTAGATatatacaaatttttaaattctgaACAAACTCTAACTGAAATCTGCAGAATAAGCTAGTCAATAGATATCATAATCACTGTAGTTTAACGATTAAACGAAAGCAATCGCAACACACCATATGTATATCAAAAAGAAAGGAATCACACATGGAAAGTAGAGTTGGCtcagtttttacaaaattacaacatGAATAGTTTTTCGGATacaacaaaattatatttgagTTGCGTTTGCATTAAAATCTGTAAAACACATATAATGAATAAATGTGACCTAAAGAATCCGAACCTGGAAAAGTTAACAACAAAAGTCTAAACTCAAAATAATATGTGCAAAAACACATCATTTTTGCCTAAATCCGCATAGGCTACCTTCTTTAGTATGTTTTCCTCGTTGCTTTGCAAAAGAAATGAACCAGCAGTCAATCTTTTTCTAGGTGCTTTGAAAGAAAAGATCGTTTCTTGGAGAAGTTCTATTTATCTTGATTTAAACTTAAATCAATATACCTCTGATTGGTTGGAACTTATTCAACTGACTAGATAGTTGTTGAAATAAttagaaatgttttgtaaataaaattagaCAAAAATGGATTACATATTTAGTTCGTTTGCATAAAGATGTTgtaaatggcaaaaaataagcCAATCTGTGGTTTGAAGTTTCTTAGttccaaatattttgcagataTATCTGCCGCACTGAGATATTTTTTGAGCAGAACACATGTATCTAACATCTGGCTAAAAAAGGTACCGTTCTCTGAAAGCTTTCCGTGTGGACGGTTTCAGACAACGTTCGGACAATCATTAGCCAAAAATTCTTTCTGTAAACAATTATTCTTTAGCCAGCGGAGCTAAATTTTGAATCGTTAAGAGTCACTTTTATGT belongs to Clavelina lepadiformis chromosome 6, kaClaLepa1.1, whole genome shotgun sequence and includes:
- the LOC143462653 gene encoding neuropeptides B/W receptor type 1-like encodes the protein MDFDYADIYSLLGGDSKDQLAFINIMNSISINSDGSTSNDSSPTLTANESLLLSTTMSSTSTSSTAKHFTKSVAVVVVPIIFCLIGLFGSVFAITTLSRSKRRMKSASYWYTLQLLVANTVFIVTLVFFAPENLYADELLQNNLCIAREAILFFNNFCSMFFLMYICCDQFNKTRKMSRHSVKSYSLMNVLVTTVSWITSVVLCIPMMYKEVSEGWKISFLSYTTALSAVIAVVIGTLFVLTVYRFNKNVNEKVCEVNVSTIYGHIKSIKKEPERLNLGVIKLTGALIACYICLWLPFYILYLIAAIKNLNTKQLALCQQFPVSALVLAYVNAMVNSFIFLACQNSNKLCGKVDNFLGEKKSSTEGSSLNTDSNSVSI